A window of Roseburia hominis A2-183 genomic DNA:
GCGAAGGCTTCCGATGCGGTGCTGATGGGATCGATCGGCGGCAACACATCGACTTCGCCGTGGTATCAGCTGCCGCCGGAGAAGAGACCGGAGGCGGGACTTTTAAAACTCCGCAAGGCGCTGAACCTGTTTGCTAACTTAAGACCGGCATATTTATATGAAGAATTAAAAGCCGCATGCCCGCTTCGGGACGACATCATCGGGGACGGATTTGACATGATGATTATGCGGGAGCTGACCGGCGGACTGTATTTCGGAGCGCGCAAGACCGAGGAAGTGGACGGTGTGCTGACAGCGACGGATACGCTGACCTACAATGAGAACGAGATCAGACGGATCGCTAAGCGCGGTTTTGACATTGCCATGAAGCGGCGCAAAAAGGTGACGAGTGTAGATAAGGCAAACGTGCTGGATTCCTCGAGACTCTGGAGAAAGATCGTCGAGGAGGTGGCGCAGGATTACCCGGAAGTGACCTATGAGCATATGCTCGTGGACAACTGTGCGATGCAGCTGGTAAAAGACCCGAAGCAGTTCGACGTGATTCTGACGGAGAACATGTTCGGCGATATTTTGTCGGATGAGGCGAGCATGGTAACCGGTTCGATTGGTATGCTCTCGAGCGCCAGTTTAAACGATACAAAGTTCGGACTCTACGAGCCGAGCGGCGGTTCGGCGCCGGATATTGCCGGAAAAGGAATCGCCAATCCGATCGCGACGATCTTAAGTGCAGCCATGATGCTGCGGTACAGTTTTGATCTGGATCGGGAGGCGGATGTAGTGGAACAGGCGGTGAAGCAGGTCTTACAAGATGGCTACCGTACCATTGACATCATGCCGCAGGAGAAGCCGCAGGAAAAGGTAACCCAGGTCGGCACGGCACAGATGGGAGATCTGATCTGCGAGCGGATCAGATAGAATGACAGAAACGGAGTTAAGATAGATGAAGAGTGATAATGTAAAAAAGGGGATGCAGCAGGCACCTCACAGAAGTTTGTTTAACGCGTTGGGATTTACCGAGGAGGAGATGAACAAGCCGATGGTCGGCATTGTGAGCTCCTACAACGAGATTGTTCCCGGTCATATGAATCTGGATAAGATTGTCAACGCGGTAAAGCTTGGCGTTGCGGAGGCAGGCGGCGTGCCGGTGGTATTCCCGGCGATCGCGGTCTGCGACGGAATTGCGATGGGACACATCGGCATGAAGTATTCGCTGGTAACGCGTGATCTGATTGCCGATTCCACGGAATGTATGGCGCTTGCACATCAGTTTGACGCGCTTGTCATGGTTCCGAACTGCGATAAGAATGTCCCGGGACTTTTGATGGCGGCAGCGCGCATCAATGTACCCACAGTGTTCGCGTCAGGCGGACCGATGCTTGCCGGACATGTACAGGGCAAAAAGCGCAGTCTCTCTTCCATGTTTGAGGCGGTAGGTTCCTATGCGGCCGGCACGATGACGGAGGAGGAAGTCAAGGAATACGAGGAGAAGGTTTGTCCGACCTGCGGCTCCTGTTCCGGAATGTACACGGCGAACTCCATGAACTGTCTCACCGAGGCGCTGGGAATGGGACTTCGCGGAAACGGCACGATCCCGGCAGTCTATTCGGAGCGCATCAAGCTCGCCAAGCATGCGGGTATGGCGGTGATGGAAATGTACCGCAAAAATATCCGCCCGCGTGATATTATGACGAAGGAAGCCATCTTAAATGCGCTGACCGTGGATATGGCGCTCGGCTGTTCGACGAACAGCATGCTCCATCTTCCGGCAATCGCCCATGAGGTGGGATTTGATTTTGATATTGCATTTGCCAATCCGATCAGCGAGAAGACACCGAACCTGTGCCACCTGGCACCGGCAGGACCGACTTATATGGAAGATCTCAACGAGGCGGGCGGCGTCTATGCGGTAATGAAAGAACTGGCGGACATCGGACTGCTGCACACGGAGTGCATGACCGTGACCGGAAAGACCGTCGGGGAGAATATTGCGGATGCAGTGAATAAGAATCCGGAAGTGATCCGTCCGGTGGATCACCCGTACAGCAAGACCGGCGGACTTGCCGTATTAAAAGGCAATCTTGCGCCGGATGGTAGCGTGGTCAAGCGCTCGGCGGTCTGCGATGAGATGATGGTGCACGAGGGACCGGCGAGAGTCTTCGACTGTGAGGAGGATGCGATCGCAGCGATCAAGGGCGGTAAGATTGTTGCCGGCGATGTCGTTGTAATCCGCTATGAAGGACCGAAGGGCGGACCGGGAATGCGCGAGATGTTAAACCCGACTTCCGCGATCGCGGGAATGGGTCTTGGATCTTCGGTGGCGCTGATTACAGACGGACGTTTTTCCGGTGCAAGCCGCGGCGCGTCGATCGGCCATGTATCGCCGGAAGCAGCGGTCGGGGGACCGATTGCACTGGTGGAAGAGGGAGATCTTATCAGGATCAATATTCCGGAGTTAAAGCTGGAACTCGCCGTACCGGACGAGGAACTTTCCGCCAGAAAGGCGAAATGGCAGCCGAGAGAGCCGAAGGTGACGACCGGATACTTAAAGCGGTACGCATCGCTCGTGACCTCGGGCAACCGCGGAGCAATACTGGCGCTCCCGGAAGAACAGTAGGATAGAAAAGGAAGGTATACGACATGGAGCTGACAGGAGCACAGATTGTCATCGAATGTCTGAAAGAACAGGGTGTGGACACCGTATTCGGATATCCGGGTGGAGCCATACTGAATGTATACGATGAATTATATAAGCATCAGGAGATTCGGCATATTTTAACCTCGCATGAGCAGGGAGCTTCCCACGCGGCGGACGGTTATGCGAGAAGCACCGGAAAAGTAGGTGTCTGTTTCGCAACGTCCGGACCGGGAGCGACGAATCTTGTGACGGGAATTGCCACGGCATACATGGATTCCGTGCCGATTGTAGCGATCACATGCAACGTCAATGTGCCGCTTCTCGGCAAAGACAGTTTTCAGGAGATCGATATTGCAGGCATCACGACGCCGATCACAAAGCACAATTTTATCGTAAAGGATGTCACAAAGCTTGCGGACACGATCCGCAGAGCATTCCGGATCGCACAGAAGGGGCGTCCGGGCCCGGTGCTCGTCGATATCCCGAAGGATATTACGGCGGCAAAGACGGAGTATGAATTCTGCAAGGCAGAGCCGATCGCGCGTGTGACGGACACGATACGAGAAGAGGATCTTGCGAAGGCGCTTGCGATGATAAAAGCGGCGGAAAAACCGTACATATTTGTGGGCGGTGGTGCTGTGATCTCTGGGGCGAGCGCGGAATTAAAAGAATTTGTACATAAAGTGGACGCACCGGTGTGCGATTCCCTGATGGGAAAGGGAGCCTTTGACGGGACGAACGATCTCTACACGGGGATGCTCGGCATGCACGGAACCAAGACGTCCAACCTCGGCGTGAGCGAGTGCGATCTGCTGATCGCCGTCGGCGTGCGCTTTTCCGACCGTGTGCTTGGCAATGCCAAGAAGTTTGCAAAGCAGGCGAAGATCTTACAGTTTGATGTGGATGCAGCGGAGATCAATAAAAATATCCGTGTCGATGCGGCTGTGATCGGAGACCTGAAAGAAATTTTAAAGCGGATCAACGCGGAACTGCCGCAGCTGGGGCATGAAGCGTGGATAGCGCATATTCTGGACTATAAAGTAAAATATCCGCTCACATACCAGGAGCCGGGACTGACCGGACCTTATCTGGTGGAGGAGATCTACCGCCAGACAGACGGCGACGCCATCATTGTGACAGAAGTAGGACAGCACCAGATGTGGGCTGCACAGTATTATAAATATAAAAATCCGCGCACGTTTTTATCATCTGGCGGACTTGGCACCATGGGATACGGACTGGGCGCTGCGATCGGTGCACAGGTTGCAAATCCGGGAAAACAGGTGATCAATATCGCGGGGGACGGATGTTTCCGCATGAATATGAACGAGATTGCTACCGCAGTCCGGCAGAAGCTGCCGTTGATCGAAGTGATTGTGAACAATCATGTGCTCGGCATGGTGCGGCAGTGGCAGGATCTGTTTTACGAAAAACGCTATTCAGCGACGGTTTTAGATGACGGCGTCGACTATGTGAAGCTTGCGGAGGCGATGGGGGCGACAGGGTACCGCGCCACAACCCGCGAGACATTTAATGAGGCGTTAAAAGCAGCGCTTGCTGCAAAGACGCCGGTAGTGATCGATTGTGTGATCGGCTGCGATGACAAGGTATGGCCGATGGTTGCTCCGGGTGCGGACATCAGTACGGCATTTACCGGGGAGGATTTAGCCGCAGCGCAGTCATAACATGCGTATATGTTTTGTTACAGGGGGCATGGAGGCGGCAGCGTAGGGAACTGCCGTAATAAAAGAGAAAGGAAAGGAATTAGAAAATGAGCAGAGTGTACAATTTTTCAGCAGGTCCGGCAGTGCTGCCGGAAGAGGTCTTAAAAGAAGCAGCAGATGAGATGCTGGATTACAGAGGAAGCGGAATGTCTGTGATGGAGATGAGCCACCGCTCCAAGGTGTATGACAACATCATCAAAGAGGCAGAGCAGGATCTGAGAGATCTGATGAACATTCCGGACAATTACAAAGTCCTGTTTTTACAGGGTGGGGCATCCCAGCAGTTCGCCATGATCCCGATGAACCTGATGAAGAACCGCAAGGCAGGCTATATCGTCACAGGCCAGTGGGCGAAGAAAGCTTATCAGGAAGCACAGATTTACGGCGAGGCAGTAAAGCTTGCATCCTCCGAGGATAAGACGTTTTCTTATATTCCGGATTGTTCTGACCTGGATATCCCGGAAGATCTGGATTATGTGTACATCTGCGAGAATAATACGATCTACGGAACAAAATACAAGAAGCTTCCGAATACCAAGGGACACACGCTGGTAGCGGACGTATCCTCCTGCTTTTTGTCCGAGCCGGTGGATGTGACAAAATACGGTGTGATCTACGGCGGCGTGCAGAAGAACGTAGGACCGGCGGGGGTTGTCATTGTCATCATCCGCGAGGATCTGATCACGGAAGATACCCTTCCGGGAACACCAACCATGTTAAAATACAAGACACACGCCGATGCGGATTCTTTATACAACACACCGCCGTGCTACGGCATCTATATCTGCGGCAAGGTATTCAAGTGGTTAAAGAAGATGGGCGGTCTTTCCGTGATGAAGGAGCGCAATGAGGAAAAGGCGAAGATCCTTTATGATTTTCTGGATCAGAGCAAACTGTTCCACGGAACCGTTGTTCCGGAGGACCGCTCCCTCATGAATGTGCCGTTTGTGACCGGCAACGAAGAGCTGGATGCGAAGTTTGTAAAAGAAGCGACAGCCGCAGGCTTTGTGAATTTAAAAGGCCACCGCACCGTGGGCGGTATGCGCGCTTCCATCTACAATGCAATGCCGAAAGAGGGCGTGGAGAAGCTGGTTGCGTTTATGAAAAAGTTCGAGGAGGAGAATGCAAATGCATAAGTATCATTGCTTAAATCCGATCGCAGCGGTCGGTCTGGATCTGTTTTCGGATGATTATCAGAAGGTGGAAGACATAAAGGATGCGGAGGCAGTGCTTGTGAGAAGCGCCGCAATGCATGACCTGGAACTCCCGGAGGGACTTGCGGCAGTGGCGAGAGCCGGTGCCGGCGTGAACAACATTCCTCTGGATAAATGCGCGGAGAAGGGAATTGTCGTATTCAACACCCCGGGCGCCAATGCAAACGGTGTCAAGGAGCTGGTGTTTGCGGGAATGCTCTACGCGTCCCGTGATATCGTGGGCGGCATCGACTGGTGTCTGGCGAATCAGAACGACGAGAATATCGCCAAAACTGCTGAAAAGCAGAAGAAAAATTTTGCAGGAACCGAGATTTCCGGCAAGAAGTTAGGTGTTATCGGACTTGGTGCAATCGGTGTTCTGGTTGCCAATGCGGCGACCCACATGGGAATGGAAGTGTACGGCTACGATCCGTATATTTCCGTCAGTGCAGCGTGGAGCCTTTCCCGGAGCGTGAAGCACATCAGCAACGTGGAGGACATTTACCGCGAGTGCGACTATATCACGATTCATGTGCCGCTTTTGGATTCCACCAGAAAGATGATTGGCGCGGATGCGATTGCAATGATGAAGCCGACGGCGATCGTGCTCAACTTTGCGAGAGATCTTCTCGTGGATGAGGAGGCGATGGTGGACGCACTTGCAGCGGGCAAGATCAAAAAATATGTCTCCGATTTCCCGAACACCACGACAGTCGGCGCAAAGGGCTGCATCGTGACACCACATCTGGGTGCATCCACGGCAGAGTCTGAGGACAACTGTGCGCTCATGGCAGTGCGCGAGATCCGCGATTACCTTGAGAACGGCAATATCGTACATTCCGTCAATTTCCCGGACTGCAGCATGGGCGCTTGCATGACGGCAGGAAGAATCGGTATTCTGCACAAGAACGAGAGTGGTATGTTAAGCCATTTTACGACAATTCTCGGCAATGCCGGAATCAATATCGATGGCATGGCGAACAAGTCCAGGGGCGACTATGCATATGCGCTGATCGATGTGGATACGAACGTGCCGGAGGATGTGCTCGCAAAGCTGGAGCAGACGGATGGAGTACTAAAAGTACGGAAAGTAAAATAACGAGGTGTGAGAACAATGGCAGAAATCAGACCATTTGTAAGCATCAGACCACAGAGAGGGAAGGCAGCAGAGATTGCTGCCCTCCCTTATGATGTTTATAACAGAGAGGAAGCTACGAAGGAAGTGGAGCGGCATCCGCAGTCTTTCCTTAGCATCGACCGCGCGGAGACACAGTTCCCGCTGTCAGTGGATATGTATGATGACAAGGTGTATGAGCGTGCACATGACACGCTCTGGCAATGGGTGGAGGACGGCACGTTTCTGACGGAGGATAAAAAGTGTTATTACCTCTACGAACTCACCATGAACGGAAGAGTGCAGACGGGAGTGGCAGCCTGCGCGTCCATCGATGATTATGAGAACGGCATCATCAAAAAGCACGAGAATACCCGCGCGGAGAAGGAGGTCGACCGCATCCGCCATGTGGATGTCTGTAACGCACAGACCGGACCGATCTTTCTGGCGTACCGCGCGAATGACGGGATCCGGCGTATCGTGGAAAAGACGAAGCAGGGAGAGCCGGAATATGATTTCACATCGGAGGACGGCGTGAGACACCGGGTGTTTGTCATCCGCGAGGATGCGGATATTGCCGCAATTCACGAAGCGTTTGCGGGCGTTGACAGCATCTACATTGCAGACGGACACCACCGGGCAGCGTCCGCGGTAAAAGTAGGGCAGAAGCGCCGGAAGGAACATCCGGGTTATACCGGGGAGGAGGAGTTTAACTATTTTCTCTCGGTATTGTTTCCGGATGATGAACTCATGATTATGGATTACAACCGTGTGATCCGCGATCTGAACGGGTATTCTTTTAAGGGATTGTACCGTGAAGTTGAGAAGCGGTTTGACGTTGAGGAGATTACCGGGGCAGAGGATACCAGACCTAAGGAGCGGGGAACCTTTTGCATGTATATGGAAGGACACTGGTTTTCCTGCCATATCCGGCAGGAGGACCGCACGCCGGAAGATCCGGTTGCAGATCTGGATGTTTCCATACTGCAGAATAAGCTTCTTGAACCGGTGCTCGGCATCAGAGATCCGAAGACGGACGGACGCATTGATTTCGTCGGTGGAATCCGGGGCATGGACGAACTGGTGCGGCGCTGTGAGCAGGACTGCGCGGTGGCGTTTGCAATGTATCCGACGTCCATTGCGGAGCTGTTCGCAGTGGCGGATGCGGGACTTTTGATGCCGCCGAAATCGACCTGGTTCGAGCCGAAGCTAAGGAGCGGTCTGTTTATTCATGAAATTTAAGAAGGATTATAAAGTTGGATGGAGGACGAGAGAGTGAACGGGATAGCGGCACTTTTGGAACAGGGAAGGTATCTGGCGGCACAGACAGATGCATTCCCGTCGACCACGGAGACCGTGGAGGCATTGAACCATGCACAGGAGGGAATTGAGGAGGTAGCAAAGAATCCGGGGATTATCCGTACATGGCTGGAAGGGCTGGTGCCGGATCTGTTAAACTTCGCATTCCAGATTCTGATCGCACTGCTTGTGTATGTGATCGGAGGCAGGATCATCAAGTGGATCACAAAGCTGGTGCGGCGCTCGATGGACCGGGCGGGAACCGATGAGGGCGTCAAGCAGTTCATGATACCGGTGATCAAGTATTCGCTGTATGTAGTGCTGATTTTTATCATTATGGGATTGTTTGGAATTGCGACGACATCAGCGGTGGCGGTGCTTGGATCGGCGGGTGTGGCGGTCGGTCTGGCGTTGCAGGGAAGCCTGTCGAATTTTGCGGGCGGCGTGCTGATTTTGCTGTTAAAGCCGTTCAAGGTCGGGGA
This region includes:
- the leuB gene encoding 3-isopropylmalate dehydrogenase gives rise to the protein MEYKVGVISGDGIGPEIVTEAKKVLDQIGKTYGHVFRYEEILMGGCSIDATGEPLTDAAIASAKASDAVLMGSIGGNTSTSPWYQLPPEKRPEAGLLKLRKALNLFANLRPAYLYEELKAACPLRDDIIGDGFDMMIMRELTGGLYFGARKTEEVDGVLTATDTLTYNENEIRRIAKRGFDIAMKRRKKVTSVDKANVLDSSRLWRKIVEEVAQDYPEVTYEHMLVDNCAMQLVKDPKQFDVILTENMFGDILSDEASMVTGSIGMLSSASLNDTKFGLYEPSGGSAPDIAGKGIANPIATILSAAMMLRYSFDLDREADVVEQAVKQVLQDGYRTIDIMPQEKPQEKVTQVGTAQMGDLICERIR
- the ilvD gene encoding dihydroxy-acid dehydratase translates to MKSDNVKKGMQQAPHRSLFNALGFTEEEMNKPMVGIVSSYNEIVPGHMNLDKIVNAVKLGVAEAGGVPVVFPAIAVCDGIAMGHIGMKYSLVTRDLIADSTECMALAHQFDALVMVPNCDKNVPGLLMAAARINVPTVFASGGPMLAGHVQGKKRSLSSMFEAVGSYAAGTMTEEEVKEYEEKVCPTCGSCSGMYTANSMNCLTEALGMGLRGNGTIPAVYSERIKLAKHAGMAVMEMYRKNIRPRDIMTKEAILNALTVDMALGCSTNSMLHLPAIAHEVGFDFDIAFANPISEKTPNLCHLAPAGPTYMEDLNEAGGVYAVMKELADIGLLHTECMTVTGKTVGENIADAVNKNPEVIRPVDHPYSKTGGLAVLKGNLAPDGSVVKRSAVCDEMMVHEGPARVFDCEEDAIAAIKGGKIVAGDVVVIRYEGPKGGPGMREMLNPTSAIAGMGLGSSVALITDGRFSGASRGASIGHVSPEAAVGGPIALVEEGDLIRINIPELKLELAVPDEELSARKAKWQPREPKVTTGYLKRYASLVTSGNRGAILALPEEQ
- the ilvB gene encoding biosynthetic-type acetolactate synthase large subunit codes for the protein MELTGAQIVIECLKEQGVDTVFGYPGGAILNVYDELYKHQEIRHILTSHEQGASHAADGYARSTGKVGVCFATSGPGATNLVTGIATAYMDSVPIVAITCNVNVPLLGKDSFQEIDIAGITTPITKHNFIVKDVTKLADTIRRAFRIAQKGRPGPVLVDIPKDITAAKTEYEFCKAEPIARVTDTIREEDLAKALAMIKAAEKPYIFVGGGAVISGASAELKEFVHKVDAPVCDSLMGKGAFDGTNDLYTGMLGMHGTKTSNLGVSECDLLIAVGVRFSDRVLGNAKKFAKQAKILQFDVDAAEINKNIRVDAAVIGDLKEILKRINAELPQLGHEAWIAHILDYKVKYPLTYQEPGLTGPYLVEEIYRQTDGDAIIVTEVGQHQMWAAQYYKYKNPRTFLSSGGLGTMGYGLGAAIGAQVANPGKQVINIAGDGCFRMNMNEIATAVRQKLPLIEVIVNNHVLGMVRQWQDLFYEKRYSATVLDDGVDYVKLAEAMGATGYRATTRETFNEALKAALAAKTPVVIDCVIGCDDKVWPMVAPGADISTAFTGEDLAAAQS
- the serC gene encoding 3-phosphoserine/phosphohydroxythreonine transaminase, whose translation is MSRVYNFSAGPAVLPEEVLKEAADEMLDYRGSGMSVMEMSHRSKVYDNIIKEAEQDLRDLMNIPDNYKVLFLQGGASQQFAMIPMNLMKNRKAGYIVTGQWAKKAYQEAQIYGEAVKLASSEDKTFSYIPDCSDLDIPEDLDYVYICENNTIYGTKYKKLPNTKGHTLVADVSSCFLSEPVDVTKYGVIYGGVQKNVGPAGVVIVIIREDLITEDTLPGTPTMLKYKTHADADSLYNTPPCYGIYICGKVFKWLKKMGGLSVMKERNEEKAKILYDFLDQSKLFHGTVVPEDRSLMNVPFVTGNEELDAKFVKEATAAGFVNLKGHRTVGGMRASIYNAMPKEGVEKLVAFMKKFEEENANA
- a CDS encoding phosphoglycerate dehydrogenase: MHKYHCLNPIAAVGLDLFSDDYQKVEDIKDAEAVLVRSAAMHDLELPEGLAAVARAGAGVNNIPLDKCAEKGIVVFNTPGANANGVKELVFAGMLYASRDIVGGIDWCLANQNDENIAKTAEKQKKNFAGTEISGKKLGVIGLGAIGVLVANAATHMGMEVYGYDPYISVSAAWSLSRSVKHISNVEDIYRECDYITIHVPLLDSTRKMIGADAIAMMKPTAIVLNFARDLLVDEEAMVDALAAGKIKKYVSDFPNTTTVGAKGCIVTPHLGASTAESEDNCALMAVREIRDYLENGNIVHSVNFPDCSMGACMTAGRIGILHKNESGMLSHFTTILGNAGINIDGMANKSRGDYAYALIDVDTNVPEDVLAKLEQTDGVLKVRKVK
- a CDS encoding DUF1015 domain-containing protein is translated as MAEIRPFVSIRPQRGKAAEIAALPYDVYNREEATKEVERHPQSFLSIDRAETQFPLSVDMYDDKVYERAHDTLWQWVEDGTFLTEDKKCYYLYELTMNGRVQTGVAACASIDDYENGIIKKHENTRAEKEVDRIRHVDVCNAQTGPIFLAYRANDGIRRIVEKTKQGEPEYDFTSEDGVRHRVFVIREDADIAAIHEAFAGVDSIYIADGHHRAASAVKVGQKRRKEHPGYTGEEEFNYFLSVLFPDDELMIMDYNRVIRDLNGYSFKGLYREVEKRFDVEEITGAEDTRPKERGTFCMYMEGHWFSCHIRQEDRTPEDPVADLDVSILQNKLLEPVLGIRDPKTDGRIDFVGGIRGMDELVRRCEQDCAVAFAMYPTSIAELFAVADAGLLMPPKSTWFEPKLRSGLFIHEI
- a CDS encoding mechanosensitive ion channel family protein, with translation MEDERVNGIAALLEQGRYLAAQTDAFPSTTETVEALNHAQEGIEEVAKNPGIIRTWLEGLVPDLLNFAFQILIALLVYVIGGRIIKWITKLVRRSMDRAGTDEGVKQFMIPVIKYSLYVVLIFIIMGLFGIATTSAVAVLGSAGVAVGLALQGSLSNFAGGVLILLLKPFKVGDYIIEHSHNNEGTVTEISIFYTKLLTVDNKLIVIPNGTLSNSSLTNVTNKDRRRVDLVVGIAYEADIRTAKDVIYAVAEKEEARIPEEKPVVYVDNLAASSVDIGLRVWVKTEDYWPARWRMTENIKYALDAKGISIPYQQIDVQIKQ